The following are encoded in a window of Carya illinoinensis cultivar Pawnee chromosome 15, C.illinoinensisPawnee_v1, whole genome shotgun sequence genomic DNA:
- the LOC122296063 gene encoding G-type lectin S-receptor-like serine/threonine-protein kinase At1g34300, giving the protein MTHLGIQPRFLLLFLLPISLLFAAEEAAAAASTISPGSTLYASNTNDTWSSPSSTFSLGFLPLGSSFIAAILYSGGVPIWTAGSTPVDSGASFQFLPTGTLRLLNGSKHIVWDSATTGLNVSSASLDDSGNLALLRTETVSVWSSFEHPTDTIVPSQNFTTGMSLQSGSYTFRLLPSGNLTLRWNGSIEYYNEGLNSSYNTNITSPSLGIQSIGIVSIYDPSLPDAAIFAYSNDYAENRETLRFLRLDDDGNLRIYSSDRGSGNRDVRWAAVGDQCQVFGFCGNMGICSYNDTSPICECPSRNFEPVDPKDSRQGCKRKVETADCPGNATMLDMEHTLFLTYPPETESQIFFVGISACRSNCLVNPSCDASTSLSDGTGQCYFKTPVFISGYQSPAVPSTSYVKVCSPVVPNPSPPAQVVGESSGWRMHPWVVAIVVIGTIFGLIALEGSLWWWCCRNSPKFGGFSAQYALLEYASGAPVQFTFKELQRSTKGFKEKLGAGGFGAVYRGILANRTVVAVKQLEGIEQGEKQFRMEVATISSTHHLNLVRLIGFCSEGRHRLLVYEFMKNGSLDSFLFMSEDQSVKLLNWESRFNIALGTARGITYLHEECRDCIVHCDIKPENILMDENYTAKVSDFGLAKLVNTKDHRYRTLTSIRGTRGYLAPEWLANLPITSKSDIYSYGMVLLEIVSGRRNFEVSAETSRKKFSVWAYEEFEKGNVNGILDGRLADQEIDMEQVVRAIKVSFWCIQEQPSQRPMMGKVVQMLEGITEIERPPAPNSMTEGPVNLTSINVSSNTSAFSTAAGSARAPSSSSSFQNTGVSLYAAGKNMERASSSLLRSNSD; this is encoded by the coding sequence ATGACCCACCTTGGAATCCAACCCAGATTCCTTTTGCTTTTCCTCCTCCCCATCAGTTTGCTATTTGCAGCAGAAGAAGCGGCGGCGGCAGCAAGTACAATCTCACCTGGGTCAACTCTTTACGCCTCCAACACAAACGATACGTGGTCCTCCCCAAGCTCCACCTTTTCCCTCGGCTTCCTTCCACTCGGCTCCTCCTTCATCGCCGCCATCCTGTATTCCGGCGGTGTCCCCATCTGGACCGCTGGCTCCACCCCCGTCGACTCTGGAGCTTCCTTCCAGTTCCTCCCCACCGGCACCCTCCGTCTCCTCAACGGCTCCAAACATATCGTCTGGGACTCCGCCACCACCGGCCTTAACGTCTCTTCCGCCTCCCTCGACGACTCCGGTAACCTTGCCCTCCTTCGAACCGAAACTGTTTCAGTCTGGTCCTCCTTTGAGCACCCAACTGATACGATCGTGCCGTCCCAGAACTTCACAACCGGTATGTCTCTGCAATCTGGGTCTTACACATTTCGTCTTCTTCCTTCTGGCAATCTCACACTTCGTTGGAATGGGAGCATCGAATATTACAATGAAGGTTTGAATTCCTCTTATAATACCAATATAACTTCTCCGAGTTTAGGAATACAGAGCATCGGGATTGTATCGATTTACGATCCTAGTTTGCCTGATGCGGCTATCTTTGCTTATAGCAATGATTATGCTGAAAATAGAGAGACGCTGAGGTTTCTGAGGTTGGATGATGATGGGAATTTAAGGATTTATAGCTCCGATAGAGGGAGTGGGAATCGAGATGTGAGATGGGCAGCTGTTGGGGACCAATGTCAGGTTTTTGGCTTCTGCGGAAATATGGGAATCTGTAGTTATAATGATACGAGCCCGATTTGCGAGTGCCCGTCTCGGAACTTCGAGCCGGTTGATCCGAAGGATAGTAGGCAAGGTTGTAAGAGGAAGGTGGAGACCGCGGATTGTCCGGGGAATGCGACCATGTTGGATATGGAACACACACTGTTCTTAACATACCCACCGGAGACAGAGTCGCAGATTTTCTTTGTGGGTATATCGGCCTGTAGATCAAATTGTCTTGTGAATCCAAGTTGCGATGCTTCCACTTCTTTGTCGGATGGGACAGGGCAGTGTTATTTCAAGACACCGGTTTTTATTAGTGGCTATCAGAGTCCCGCAGTGCCTAGCACTTCGTATGTCAAGGTTTGCTCACCAGTGGTTCCCAACCCATCGCCTCCTGCACAGGTTGTTGGGGAGAGCAGCGGTTGGAGGATGCATCCATGGGTTGTAGCTATTGTGGTTATAGGCACTATTTTCGGTTTGATTGCCTTGGAGGGTAGTTTGTGGTGGTGGTGTTGTAGAAACAGCCCCAAGTTTGGAGGATTTTCAGCTCAGTACGCTCTTCTTGAGTATGCTTCTGGTGCCCCAGTGCAGTTCACGTTCAAGGAGCTCCAACGCTCAACCAAGGGATTCAAGGAGAAGCTTGGAGCTGGAGGATTTGGGGCTGTATACAGAGGGATTCTTGCTAATAGAACGGTTGTTGCAGTCAAACAACTTGAGGGAATTGAGCAGGGAGAGAAACAGTTTAGAATGGAGGTTGCAACTATAAGTAGCACCCATCATTTGAATTTGGTGAGGTTGATTGGTTTTTGCTCCGAAGGGCGTCACAGACTTCTAGTATACGAGTTCATGAAAAATGGGTCTCTTGATAGTTTCCTTTTCATGTCAGAAGATCAGTCGGTAAAGTTGTTGAATTGGGAGTCCCGGTTCAACATTGCCCTTGGAACTGCAAGGGGAATCACATACCTTCATGAGGAGTGTCGAGACTGCATTGTCCACTGTGATATAAAACCAGAAAATATTCTCATGGATGAGAACTATACTGCCAAAGTCTCAGATTTTGGTCTTGCCAAACTGGTTAATACAAAGGACCATAGGTACCGAACCTTGACAAGCATCAGAGGTACAAGAGGATATTTGGCACCAGAATGGCTGGCAAATCTTCCGATAACCTCAAAAtctgatatttatagttatggTATGGTTCTCTTGGAGATAGTGAGTGGGAGACGGAATTTCGAAGTATCTGCAGAAACCAGTCGGAAAAAGTTCTCTGTGTGGGCATatgaagagtttgagaaagGTAACGTTAATGGTATTCTTGATGGAAGGCTGGCTGACCAAGAGATCGATATGGAGCAAGTGGTGAGGGCAATTAAAGTAAGTTTTTGGTGCATCCAGGAGCAACCGTCACAGAGACCAATGATGGGGAAAGTGGTACAGATGTTAGAAGGGATTACAGAGATTGAGAGGCCACCTGCCCCTAACTCCATGACTGAAGGGCCTGTTAATTTAACAAGCATAAATGTCAGCAGCAACACTAGCGCTTTCTCCACCGCTGCTGGTTCAGCACGTGCTCCCTCGTCCTCTTCATCATTCCAAAATACAGGAGTTTCACTTTATGCTGCTGGGAAGAATATGGAGAGGGCCTCGTCAAGCCTTTTACGATCAAACTCAGACTGA